A segment of the Macrotis lagotis isolate mMagLag1 chromosome 8, bilby.v1.9.chrom.fasta, whole genome shotgun sequence genome:
GTTACTTCTCTGGGCCTTTGATCCTCCCTTGTCAAGTGAAGGGGTTGCCCTAGATGGCCTCAGAGGTTCCATCCAATTCAAAGGATCTGAGTTTGGAGGCCAAGGAGCGCGGGTCTTTTTCAGGAGCAAAAGGACATTGGATGGAGAAAGGCAACAACAATGAGTCACAGACTTAGAGATGGGTGGAGGTACCTGTTCTACCTGGCCAGGAGCCTGAAAACTGCCCTCGGTCAGAGGTCGGGGTCAGGAAGAGAAGGGGCTGCCCTGAAGCTGTGGCATCTTGGTCTTTGGAAAGCCAGGTATGTCAGTAGACTGGCTCCCTGACAGGGGGTTACCCAGATGGGCCTGGGGCAGCTTTAGAGGAAGTGTTTGGGATTTCCCAGGAGCTGGGCTCCAAACTAACTCCCTTTCTTAGGAATCCCCCATAACCCAATTTCCCCTTTCTGGGAAATCTCCCCTCTCCTAAGCCCTGTGTGGGCCCCTACCATCATGCCTTAGTAGTTTCATCTAACAGTTTATAACTTAAAATTGAGTTTATGATTATTAGTGCTGGGGTCATACATTTTGTTGAAAAAGGTTTGTTTATAGTGGAAAATTATTCCATTATTCAGTTTGTGAGgattttttaataaagttttttaaatgttcaaacaCAAAAATGACAACCCCCAAATAGTTCAGTAATTCAGAAGATCCCTCACTCAGTCCCTCCTGTCCCTAAGGAGCTCTAGACTCTTCTATGTCTTAGTAGACTGATCACGAGATGCTCTGGGTACCCCGATTCCAAGCCCAATAATAGAGCACCCTCTTTATTTTTAGAACCAACCAAGGACTTGTAAAATGGTCCAGGAAATTCTGGATTCAGAAATCACCAAAATGCTCTTTGGATAGTTCTTTGGAACTATGATCTCATCACTCTGGAAGCTCCCTTCCCTCCACATCTGTCCAACCTGGGGGACTCTTCCAATCATAGCTTCCTGTGGGATCTCCCAGAGATCCACCCAAAGTGCTGGAGGCCTTCCTCTATTTCCCCTGAGATTGTGGGGGGAACAGCGGGGCACTCTGGCTTTCTGCCCGTCATTCTTTGCTCATGCTCTGTGGCCAGCCCATCTTTTCTGCCTATAGCAGGATTCCTTGATAAGAAATCTTTGTTGTTGGCCCGCTCACTGGGTACCTCCCCTTGCCATTTTGTGCTTGCCCTTTCCCACTCTTCTGAAACTCTCCAATTTCATGTCTTCCTTTACCAGTACAACCAAAGTTATACTGATTGGAGATGGAAGTCAATTAACAATCCAAACCAACCCACATTTATGCAGGTATGCCCAACCCACTGTGAGCAAGGCAGTGTGCCAGGCTCTGGGGATATGAAACCTGCCTGGGCAGGGAGAGAGCCCATCATGGGCCCCACACACGAAGCCTAGGGATAAATCCATGTAAGTTGGGAAGATGAAGCTATCTAAGTAGAGATGGGGTACGGACTGCCCAGAGGGACCCTTGGGAAAATGGTGACTGGCTCCTTGGACAAGACTGAGAAATCTGGTCCATTATGCAGCATCCTTCCATCTTTGTGACCAGTGATAAGGGTTGAGGTCCCTGCAGGAGGGGGTCACAGGGCAAACTGGTTgaaaactgaagaagaaagaTTTGGGGGGAAACTGACCATCGTCCAATGGAAGAACTCCaatattttgtcttcttatctATAGCATGCTGGGATGAAGGACTGAGAGCTCATGGAGGAGGTGTGGGTGGAAGGAGAGTTAATGTGAGGAGGGATTGAAGTGGGGGAAGAGGAGACCCTCCATTGCTCCCATCCTGGTCCAGGGACCTCAGGAGGAGGTGAGGTAGGAATGTTGCTTTTCATATTTAATCTATCCTTAGAGAGTTTTCAAATGTGACATCTTCTACTCATAGCCCTCTATTCCCCAGTCCCAGCATTCCTTTCACCCTTTTCCTCCAAATGTCCTGAGACACTCAAGAATTCATTCTCCATTGGGGAGGGGTCCAGAGTTTGGGTATACCAGAATTAGGTATGATGGGACAATGGCAGGGAGGGTCTGGAAACAAGGGAGTCCCAGGTGGCTCTTGGGTGTTATAGAGGGACAGATTCACTCTATGAGGTACAAAGAAAGTAGCTATAAAGGGGTAGAGAGAAGTTTTGAAGCATCCATGTTCCTCAGAGGAGCCAAGACTTTAAATGAACGCCATGGAACAACTGGGCCTTCAAGAGAAGTCTGGGTGTTTGAATAGAAGAGAAGGAGCCCAACCCCTCACGCATGACTCTGGCTAGCATTGGGACAGACAAGGCCTATGATTTCCCAGCAGGTAGAGGAAGGGAGGCTGAGAAGGGGGGATGCTGAGGATTGGGGCTCAGAAGAAATgttgggagggagaggagaaaggagaaaaatcaggTGGCAGACCCTGAGGGGCCTCCCCATTCCTGGAGATCTTAGTTCAGAGGGACATTGCGCAGATCCAGAAATGGTGGAGATGGTGATGTCAGTGATGGTGATGGTGTTGGCAGGGACCACACTTCTGCCCGGATCCTCCCCTCCAATCCATCCACAGCCAAACAAATGCAAACCCACCTCTTTCTACTCCCTCCCCCAGTGATACCTACTGACCATCAGAGATGGAAGGACAAAGTTCTACCCAAGGACAGAAAGATATGAAACATGTTTATGGAGAGGGAGTGCAGACTAGACTCGGTGGCCTGTGGGGCACCTTCTAACCTGGAGATTCTGTAACGGATGATGAGCTTGCTTCCTGTGGGTAACTGAAGCTGAGGGATATCACTACCTGGCAGCTGCAGGACTGGCCTTGGGACCTCCAAGTGGGAGCAGAGGATCGCTGACTTCAAGCCTGATTTTGAggtcaattccctcattttacagatgagagaaactGAAGCTGATACACCTAGAGTCagccaactagtaagtgtctaaggcaggatttcaACCCAGATCTCCTTAACTCCAAACCCACTGCCTTATCTAGCTACTTGCAGCCTGCAGATGCAGGATGGGGCCAGGAATTAAACAAAATGTATGTTGGTAACTTCCTGTGTGAGAAGGGGGGAATCAGGGGAACCTTCTTCTGGGAGTGGCCACAGACCCGGGCTAGCCAGCGGCCCGAACTTAGGCTCCTTTGTGGTCTTGCTtgtaagaaaaataggaagagggtgggaaggggaCAAGAGGGGTTGATGGTACTTTTGAGCACAGACTCGGAATCTGAAAACATCATCAGTGACTAGAAAAGGGCCTGAATCTAAGAAGTTGGAACCTAATAGGTCCAGGCTAGGGAAGGGGTGGCAAGACACAGCTAATTTGGGTGAAAAAATATCCAGTGGTTTTAGCAGCTTGCAATCTCACAGCAGTGCCCTGGTCAGCTTGACTGTCAACAAGGAAATCCACTTAAGACTTCCTAGAGAAAGTTCCAGTAACTTAGAGATCCCTGATGGCTGGTTAACTGGGGGACTCCATGTGAAAACCAGAGGGAGGCCCTCTAATGTCTCAAAAGCCACAGACAAGAACAGTATGGGTGAGCAGGAGCTCTCGGCCTCATTGAACATTCCCATCGGTTTTTGGGGGTGTGGGGGTGCTCAGTGCAAGAGAAGCATTGACCCTAGTGCCTCGGCCTGATTATGATGACAAATAATTAATAACTGGAATTTATATGGAGCTTTAAGACTTGAAAAACTACAGATTTTGGTTGTTCAATCCCACCAGTTTATGGCTACCCCCCTTTAGGAAGGATGTGGGATGAAGTGGAGAGAAGAGTGGTGGGGCCCCAAGAGCGGCCGTTTGAGGATTGGTGGATACCTGGAGAAAGGGGAGACTTAGTCAGCCTAGGATGCTGCCTTTAGCCATCATGGGGGGCTGTTGGTTTATTCTGCCTGGCACCAGAAGGCAAGACCGAGAAGGATGGGTAGAAGGCACAGCGGGAGTCCCATGTTAGTTTGATGTCAGGACAAACTAGGCCACCaggtggtgccatagtgcacGGAGCAGGGGGCCTGGAAGATTCcatagctgggtgaccctggacaagtcttttccccctgtttgcctcagtttcctcatctgtaaaatgagttggagaaggaagtggtgaACCACTcccatatctctgccaagaaaacctcacatggagtcatgaagagttggacgcAACAGGACAGACTTCCTAACCACTGAAGCTATCCCAATGGAGAATGAGTTACTTCAGGGGGTGGTGGGTTGCCCTCCCTGGAGGTCTTTATACAAAGGCTGGATGGTCATTGGCGGAGAAGGGATCCTGAGTCAGGTGGGGGTTGGATTGTGCGGCCATTCAGAGATGATGGAGATAGTGGTGTCAGTGGTGATGCTTTGGGCAGAGAGACCATCCCTATGCTGGGGATCTGTGcaactcccttcccctccccaatgCATCCAAACAAATGCACATCTTCCTCTTTCCACCCACCCCCAGGATCACCGCTCTCCATCAGAGATGGAGATGTAAGGAAAAAGTGGTACCCAAGGACAGAAAGCCGACAGCAGATGACATACAAAACATGTTTATAAAGAGTAAGAAAAGGGCCGTGACAGcatggggggctgggggggaagGATTTGGAGAGTTCGGTTTGGGGAAGGCTGAGCAGATGGGGAGGGTGGTGGGTAGACAGGCCTCCTGAAGCCTGGAGAGACAGCCAGACCCGAGCTGACCCCAGAGCAGGCAGATCCAACCTGCTAGGTTGGACccattcctctctccctcccttttcccttggggagggagaaaactctTCAAATGAGGGGGCTTCCCTCAGAGAGAAGgtgtgaaggaaagaaaaagatcataTAGGTGTGGGTATGTTGGGGGGACCCCTTCAAGAGGATGGGTGCCTAGGCCTATGTAGACATTTGTGTGAGTTCATGGGGATATATCTGGAAGAATACCAGGATTTGTATCTGTcagtgtgtgtgcatgcgtgtgtgtgcgtgtgtgtgtgtgtgcgtgtgtgtgtgtgtgtgtgtgtgtgagctggATGTGGGTGTATGAGGGTGGGAGGGTGGAGTGGACTGTCCAGAGCAGCCTCTGGTACTGCAGAGAGCCCTTCCTGACCTCTCCTCACCCAGTGGGGAAAAAGtcatctcccccccacccccacctagCAGAGAGTGAAAGactggaaagaggaggaaagggagacaCCAAAGAACGTCCAAGAATCAACATTTCTCTTTGGTCTTTGGGCCCTGCCCGTCACCCATGTTAGCCTCAATCCCTCCTGAGGTGGTGGCTGGGAATCAAGGCATGATCTAGGTTGGGGTGACTTCTGGATACTCCCAGAGTGGCCTGGGGGCTCCCCTTGGTGGCGTAGGGTGGAAGGACCAAGGAAGGCATCACTTGGCCGTGGGTCGGGAATTTCCAAAGGTCACACACACCATGCCAGCCTCATGCAGGGTCCCGTTGGCCCTGGAGATGTTCTGCAGGTAGCGGCGGAGCAGAGGGGAGGCGCTGGCCTCGTAACTATGGCTCCTGCTGACCGGGTCGGCCTGCTTCGTGACTGTGGTGGAGGACGTGATGATCTTGTTCCCAAATGGGTCCACTTCTTCATATTGCTCCGTCACAGTCCGCGTGGCTCCATATAGCTGAGAGCCTCGTGGGCCCGTCTGCAGCTCCAAGACACTTTTCTGCCTCCTTGGGAACAGGGGACTGGCCCCGGGGCTGGGCTGAGACTGACCAAGGCCCGACCTGGCCTCCCTCTGACCGCGATCGGCTGGGGGGCCTTCAGGGGCCTCATCGGTCAGCTCCGGGGGTCTTCGGGGTGAAGAGTGGGCCATGTCCCAGGACCGGTGGGAGATGTCAGGACTGTCCCCAGGACTGGGAGACTCCGTCGGCTTCCTGGCTGCCGACTCGATGGTGATGAAGGACGGGGAGGAGGGGGAACTGACCCGGGATGGCAGGATTCTGGGGCTGCCCAGCTCCCGTTTCAGATTCTCTGACAGTCCTCTGGTCTGAACTCTCCCTGATTCTTGGTTTTCTACCTTCGGGAGACCCTGGGCCTTTGTCTGAAGCTTGACCTCAGTCTGACTCTTGACCTCAGCTTGCTCCCTGGCCTCTGGTCTAGTCTGCTCTGATTTGCCCTTACTACTAGATTGGATGGTGACCTTGCCAGGGCTGCTTTCCTTTGGAGTTGGAGGTGAAGGTCCGGCCTGTAGCGACTCCTCGAGGAGTCCTGAGAGCCCCGGGATGTCAGCCTCTGGCTTGAGGCTGGACACCGAGCTGAGGGCCTTTCGAATAGCCTTCTCGATGTCCAGTAGCCGGGCCAGGGTCTGCTCCTTCAGACAGGCCACTTCGGCACTGGCCCGGGCCAGGTCTCCGAAGGCCAGCTCCACCGAGGACACCCCTTTGGGGTCTGGAGGTGAGGTTTGCCCGGGACAGGTCCCCGGGGGATCAGAAGTCGGGGGCCTTTGTCCCACCCACTCAGGAACAGCCTCAAAGAGGCTCTGGAGGGCCTTCACGTCCACCCCACGCACAGCGTCCTCCTCGATGGCCTTCACACGACTCAAGATGGCCTGGAGCTCCTGCTGCTTCTTTAGGTTTTCAAAGATCTCTTTGGCTCCCTGCACGTGGCCCTGAGGAATCTCTTCTAGAGGCTTTTGCTGATCAGCCATGGGCTCCGGTTGGGGTTCCTGCCTGGGAGGTCCCCATGACCCCTGCAATGGGGCAGGGTCATCCTTAAGTGGAGTTGGGGTGCAGGGAGACCTTTTCAGACCCACTGTCTGCTTCTCAGAGGTCTTGGAGGTAGAGGTGACTGGGCTGGGGGGCTGCCTCTCATGGAGGCCATCTGGATGTCTGCTTGTTTGGCGTGGTGAGGTTAGGGTTATCGCCTCCCCTGGAGCCCCAGGGCCTCCTGGGCTGGTGGGGAGGGCTGGATACTTAGGGGGCAGGATCGGGGCTGGACCTCCGAGGTGTGCAGGTTTGGGGGGCAGAGTGGGCTTCTTCCTGGTGACCATCGCTGTGGTCTCCTGTTTGGGGGCCTCTGCCTCTGGTCTCTCTGGGTGTCTCTGGCCAGAGACAGGGCTGAGATGAACATTGGGCTTCAGAGGGGCAGCAGCACAGGAAGGGGTGTTGTCTTCAGGGCCAGGTGGGGGTGAGAACACGGGTCCAGTTACAGCAGCTGGGGGAGGAGGAGAGTCATTAAGGGGCTGCTGGCCAGGGCCAGCGACTTGACTTGGGGGGGGTCCCGAGACCCTGCGGGCTGCATCCTGGTAGATAAGAGCTGCTCGGATATCTCCTTTGCATACATTCACATTGGCCTTGCCCAAAGACTCCAGGGCGGCCTGCACACAGCCCTTGGTCCCTTCCCTCCCTGGGCCTGAGCCTACTTCCAGGCCCCCCGTACTTGGAGGGGTGGGGGCCTTTGGTGGGAAAGTCTCTGGCTCCCCCTTAGCCGGTGGGGGCCCAGTGGGGGGCATGAAGGTCCTCACAGGCTTAGCTGTGTAGACGCCATCCTGAATCGCCACCCTCCCCCTGGGCGACCCTGCAGTTGGCTCTTCCTGACTGACACTGACCTTACTGCGGACTATGGAGGACATGTGGATGTCAGGCATCACCACCCTGGAGATCCTGGGGGCCGGACTAGTCTGCGGGACCGGCTCCAGGTTCTGGCCATTCTGGAGGGGCTTCTGGGCTGGGGGGGTGTCCCTTGGCTTGTGTTTGTTCTGCACTTGGTGTTGGAGGCTCTGAGCCTCTGCAGTGGCCTGGCGGAGGTTCTGCAAGGCTACCTGGAGGTCAGGGCCTGGCTCCCCTGGCATCACAGATGGGGCTCCCTTGAGGTCTCTGGAGGCCCCTGGGGACTTCTGAGGTCCTCCGGGCTTCACCTGGTCCTGCGGCTCTGGGGAGACCCAAGCCTCCCTGGTCAGGACAGTGGTGGAGGTGGGTCCCACACTCCTCGGACAGGTTATCCCACCATCTGGCAAGGCCACATGGATGACCTTATTCGCTGAAGACGCCATCATGGGGGTTTGGCTTGGGGTGGCAGTCTCCTCTGCTAAACCATGGTTCTCGGTTGGCGGCTCCCATTGCAGGTTCTTCAAGGAATCAAGATCCCCCTTCTCGATACAACTGGCTAACAGCTGGACGCTGCCCCTCTCTGCAGTCCCGGTGGTCACCTGGGACCCCAGACGGAGCCGGAGTGAGTAGACGAGCAGCTTCACCAAGCCCTGCCCAGTCTCTTGGATCACCAGCCCAGTTCTGGTTCCGGCTGTGGTGTGGCTCCACCTCAGCAAGTCCCAGACCTTGTGTCCACGGCCATCTGTGAGGGCCGAGAGGGTCAGTGGCTCCGGCTTCAGGAGGCCGGTCTCATCCTCCAGCACCAGAAGGCCCTGGAGGTCCATGTCTGGCCCTTGCATTATGCGGCGGAGAATCCTTGGCAGCTCCCCCAGGACCACCTCCTCCTTTTGCACCTGAGGCTGCTCCTTGCCAGGACTGGGCAGCTGGTACTTGGCCATGCGGACAGTGCGGGCTGTGTGGGCTTCGATGAGGATGCCTCCCCTCTGCAGGACCCCAGGGGTGCTGTGCAGCCTCCTCAGGATCTCCCCCGCCTCTGGCTCTCCATCCTGCCGGTCGTTTAGGTGGTCCAGGGGCTTGCTCTCAAAAAGGCGGGTGGTAGCCTTCACATCTGCCTGGGGCACTGGCTCCTGAGTGGGTTCCTCCTGGGGGGCAGGGTCATGGAGCTGGTCTAGGGGGGTGCTCTCAAAGAGCCATGTGGTGCTCTTCACATCAGCCCGGGGCAGCTTCTCCCTGGGCACATCCTCTTGGGGTACTGGCTCCCTCAGCTGGTCCAGGGGCTGGCTCTCAAAGAGCCAGGTACAACGTTTGACGTCCCCCCGGCAACTGTCCTGCCTCTGTACTGCCAGGGTGGGTGTGGGGGTGCCCGAAACCTCTGGGTCCCCTTCCGAGGACTCGCTGCCCTTCAGGGAGTCCAAGGGGCGATTTTCAAAGAGCCAGGTGGAGGTGCGGACGCTCCCCTGTTGGACATCGCTCAGGCTCACTGTCCGCAGGTAGCGTGGGGTCTTGTTGGCAGGCTCGCCCTTGGCCATCTGACTGCCAGGCTTGCCTGCCATCAGCTCCAGAGGCTCTGTCTCAAACTTCCAACGGGCGGCCTTCAGTTCACCTTGACGGATGTCCTCCTGAGTCACGGCCCGAATGACAAAGATCTCCTCCCCAGCTCCCAGCCTGGGCATCAGCGGCCTGGTCTCAAAGATCCAGCGGGCCCCACAGCCATCTGCCTTCTGTACCTCTTCCTTCCTCACTGCTGTGACCTCGTGGAGCTGGCCCCGATGGTCCGTCAGCACATACAGGGGCTGGCTCTCAAAGCGGAGGGTCTGGGCAGAGCCGGGACTTCTCTCTGGGGCCTTCTTCTCAATTCTCTGCAGCGCAGTCTCGTCCACATCATCGGACAGCTCCCCCAGTGAGCAGGTCTCAAAGACAAACCTCTTTCCTGAGGCGGCACCTTTCTCTGGGGGCATCTCCTGGATGCCCCCACTTGTGGCCTTCTCTAGGCTGTCCATTGGACAGTTCTCAAAGAGCCAGGTGAATTTGCGGACAGAGCCTTCCCCTCCAGACTCAGTGGGCACCACTGGCCCCGGTAGTTTCTGGCCCGCAGTCTCAGCTGGGGCCTCAAAGGCCTCCTTCCTTCGTGAGACCTGCCCCACTGGAATCTCCACCCGGCTGCAGTAGTGAACGGGGTCCTTTCCCCCAGGGTGGTGAGGGGGGTGCAGGGGCTCTGTTTCAAAGACGTGAGCCTCCATCTGTTGGTCTTTGGTCTGGAGGGAGGCCTGTCTGACCCGGAGGTGCTGCTCTCCAGGGCCCACTGGGCCCTCTCGGGGCTGGGCCTCAAACATCCAAGTATATGACCGGACATCAGCCTGAGGACTGGTTCCTGGGACTTCTGGCCTTGATTCCTGAGCCAATGCGTGGATGGGGTGTGTCTCAAAGAGCCAGCGGATGGTCTGCACAGTACACTTAGGGGGCACCGCTGATGGGGGCTCATCCTCTTTAaccttttcctcattcttctgTCGGTGGATGACCTCCAGGGGCTGCGTCTCAAATAGCCAGCGAGCTCTGCCCACATCGCCGGCCACAACCTCCTGACGCGTGATGCCTCGGATGACGTCCACCTTCTCCGGATCCTGGCCCAGCCGGTCCAGGGGCTGGGTCTCAAACATCCACCTGGAGCCCTGAACATCCCCACCGACCACCTGCTCCCGGACGACTGAAGTCAGAGCGTGGAGGCCACCTTGGCCGTCCTGAATGGCGTACAGTGGCCATTTTTCAAACAGGGTCTGGTTGGCTTGGACTTGTCCAGCAGACACCACCCCCTTTAGCTCACTCTCATCTGGAGGGGCAGGGGACTTCTCCTGTCCAATGCTGTCCAGAGGAAGGGTCTCAAACAGCTTCTTGAAAGCCTTCAcatctcccttttcctccttagCCCCAACAGGAAACTGACTGGGCGCCGTTTTGGAGGTGCACTTCTCCATCTCACGGCTGGTGTTCTCTGTGTCTCCCTTCTCACCCTCTGGCTGCCTCACCTGCTGTAGGCGCCCCACCTGCACCTCACTGCTGGGGGTGCCCAGCGCCTGCGTCTCAAACAGCCACAGGGTCGAACGGACATCTCCTCCGATCACCTCCTCCTTGGCCACGGCATCTTCTTCTGGCTCCTCCTCACCCTTCAGTGTGTCCAGGGCCCTGGTCTCAAACAGCATTCGCTGTTGTTGGACATCCGGGCCGGGGGGAATGAGGTCTGGGGAAGGCTGAAAGTCCTTCTCATCAATGGTAACTTCTCGGATGGCATCTAGCGGCTGGGTCTCAAAGAGCCAGCGGGTGTTGCTGACATCAGGCCGGGCTACCTCCTCCAGGGAGATCCCTCTGATCACTCGGACTTGGCTTGGGTCCCGATTGATGGCATCCAGCGGCTTGGTCTCAAACAGCCACCGGGCTGTCCTCACTGCTGTGCTCTGGATCTCCTCTCGGCAGGCAGCCTTGACCTCATGGATACCGCCCTCAGCATCCTGAATGGCACAGAGGGGCTCTGTCTGGAAGAGTTTCACGGTCTTCTTCACATCCCCCTTCAACTCTTGGATCTCTGAACGCAGCTGCAGGGGGCTTTGCTCCTGGGCAGAGACTTGGCCACCCAGGCTGTCCAGTGGCCTTGTCTCAAAGAGAGTCCTGGTGCCCCGGACGTCTCCGCCTGGTGGGGGTTCTCGTAGCACAGCTTTCTGTATATCAGTCTGACTGGTCAGTGCATCCATCGGTTGAGTCTCAAACAACCACCGGACTGTTCGAACATCCCCTTGGATTGGACCTGGCTTGGCTGGCGCCTGGCCCGTGGGACTAAAGGATCCATCTTCAAACTTTTTAGATGTGGCCCGCACATCCCCGCCAGGTACCGCCTCGCCATCTGTCAGCTTCTGAGGGGGCTGGTGGTCACCAATGGCGTCCAGACTCCAGTTCTCAAAGATCCAGCGCATGGACTGGACATCACCATCTGTGGACTCCTCCCCCTCCAGGACCTCAGCCAAGTCCTTGGCCACCTCTTCCTCTAGATTCTTGCGGAGTTCGGGGTGGATGTGGCGATAGAGCCTCCTGAGCTCATTGGCCTGGCGCTGCTGGTAGAATTTGGAGAAGGCCTCCTTGGGGGGAGGCAGGGGCAACTCATCCTGGGCAGGGGGTGGTGGCAATGGGAGCGTGTCTTCCTCTGTCTTTGGGAAGGTCATGGCAGATGCCTCCCGGACCTTGCCCTCAGCCATCCTtgtggggaaagaagggaagatagaTGAGGGGGTGGATGGGGGGGCATTAGTGAGGACACCACACACGGTTAAGATTGCCATGCTAGGGCCATAGGTTAAGAGAGATGATGCCCAATCCCAGGCCTGGCTTCACCAATTGTGAAGCTATCTTATGGTGCTTGGGACCACCAAGCTGAAGGCTTCTCCGCCTTCTTTGTGGATCTGGGTCAGCTCTTTACTGTAGTTGAGGGACCACAGTTACAGCTTGGAGTCCCCTGGCCTCTACAATGGGTCTCTCTGGTCCCAGTACTCAGCACATTACACACTTTTACACTTTTGGGAAATCCTCCCTTGCTGGTGCTGGGGTCATAGGGGGTGGTCTCTCTCAGATACTGttgaaagaaagatgaagagaaggcTAAGTAcgtctatctttcttttttttggttggtttttgcaaggcattggggttaagtgatttgcccaaggtcacacagctaggtcattattaagtgtctgaggctggatatgaactcaggtcctcagggctggtgctctgtcctctatgccacctagctgcccagggcTAAGATCCTTTCCTtgtgttcttttccctttccttccaactctagaacCCTCTTTCTTCCCTCAAGGGCCACCCAGTCTTCTCATCTTCCCTCCAACTGTGTGATCTCGGGCATCTTCCTGACCCTCCTTCTCTTTGTCTGCATCTGAGGGAGCTTTGGAAATTTCTCTCAGCCTTCTACATGactttccctgggcctcagtctccTTTCCTATGAATCTCCCCTCCTGAGAAGGCTTCTCTTGGGGTAATGAGATTCTTCCAATGCTTCTCATCCCAGATGACATGACAATCATTCCTATAAAGGATCCTCAGCATTTCCGAAGAGACTGACCTGACCGTCCGGCCTGGAaatcttctccccacccccactccccccGCCCACCCTGCCATCCCTACTGTGGGTGACAAGTGCGAAAGTAGAAGCCAGAGCTCCCTGGGAAAGAATGAGAGGCATGTCACCTTcccacctccccctccccacagacCTTCCCTCGGTCACTAAATATAGTCTGAAACTCAGCCGCCAGGCTCCCATCCTGCCCTGGCACTTGGCTGAGGAATGCTAGGTTCAGATGGGCATCTCCTCCTTCCAACCCTCTCAGACAGAGGGTCCCTGACCCCTGGAGGGCCTGAGTGACTCCCCTCAGGATAGGGCCCCCCTTTTGGCCATAAGGATGGTTCCATTCTCACATCCCCCCAACAGACTTCTGTAAGCTGGCCTAGACAGTGATGGGGCATAGCTGGACAGCCATAGCACAGGTCATAAGGGGCAAGCCGATTACTCCCCCTCCCACctgtctccccacccccactccatgCCTCCAGTTCAGCTGGCTCCTCTCATCTCTGGTTTGGAAGCATTGCAATCTTGGAGACGAAGCTGGCGGATGCTGGGCATCCAGCCccatggggctggggggaggagggagacatgagaacagaactcagggagtgGAGGGGGAGCTTGGGGCTCTTCTCACTCAACTTACAGAACTATAGCTACCAATCGCTTGTAGGTCTCCTGAAACTGCTTTTCAGAGCGGCTAGTGGATacagcaacagccctggagt
Coding sequences within it:
- the XIRP1 gene encoding xin actin-binding repeat-containing protein 1 isoform X2; this translates as MAILTVCGVLTNAPPSTPSSIFPSFPTRMAEGKVREASAMTFPKTEEDTLPLPPPPAQDELPLPPPKEAFSKFYQQRQANELRRLYRHIHPELRKNLEEEVAKDLAEVLEGEESTDGDVQSMRWIFENWSLDAIGDHQPPQKLTDGEAVPGGDVRATSKKFEDGSFSPTGQAPAKPGPIQGDVRTVRWLFETQPMDALTSQTDIQKAVLREPPPGGDVRGTRTLFETRPLDSLGGQVSAQEQSPLQLRSEIQELKGDVKKTVKLFQTEPLCAIQDAEGGIHEVKAACREEIQSTAVRTARWLFETKPLDAINRDPSQVRVIRGISLEEVARPDVSNTRWLFETQPLDAIREVTIDEKDFQPSPDLIPPGPDVQQQRMLFETRALDTLKGEEEPEEDAVAKEEVIGGDVRSTLWLFETQALGTPSSEVQVGRLQQVRQPEGEKGDTENTSREMEKCTSKTAPSQFPVGAKEEKGDVKAFKKLFETLPLDSIGQEKSPAPPDESELKGVVSAGQVQANQTLFEKWPLYAIQDGQGGLHALTSVVREQVVGGDVQGSRWMFETQPLDRLGQDPEKVDVIRGITRQEVVAGDVGRARWLFETQPLEVIHRQKNEEKVKEDEPPSAVPPKCTVQTIRWLFETHPIHALAQESRPEVPGTSPQADVRSYTWMFEAQPREGPVGPGEQHLRVRQASLQTKDQQMEAHVFETEPLHPPHHPGGKDPVHYCSRVEIPVGQVSRRKEAFEAPAETAGQKLPGPVVPTESGGEGSVRKFTWLFENCPMDSLEKATSGGIQEMPPEKGAASGKRFVFETCSLGELSDDVDETALQRIEKKAPERSPGSAQTLRFESQPLYVLTDHRGQLHEVTAVRKEEVQKADGCGARWIFETRPLMPRLGAGEEIFVIRAVTQEDIRQGELKAARWKFETEPLELMAGKPGSQMAKGEPANKTPRYLRTVSLSDVQQGSVRTSTWLFENRPLDSLKGSESSEGDPEVSGTPTPTLAVQRQDSCRGDVKRCTWLFESQPLDQLREPVPQEDVPREKLPRADVKSTTWLFESTPLDQLHDPAPQEEPTQEPVPQADVKATTRLFESKPLDHLNDRQDGEPEAGEILRRLHSTPGVLQRGGILIEAHTARTVRMAKYQLPSPGKEQPQVQKEEVVLGELPRILRRIMQGPDMDLQGLLVLEDETGLLKPEPLTLSALTDGRGHKVWDLLRWSHTTAGTRTGLVIQETGQGLVKLLVYSLRLRLGSQVTTGTAERGSVQLLASCIEKGDLDSLKNLQWEPPTENHGLAEETATPSQTPMMASSANKVIHVALPDGGITCPRSVGPTSTTVLTREAWVSPEPQDQVKPGGPQKSPGASRDLKGAPSVMPGEPGPDLQVALQNLRQATAEAQSLQHQVQNKHKPRDTPPAQKPLQNGQNLEPVPQTSPAPRISRVVMPDIHMSSIVRSKLL